In Puntigrus tetrazona isolate hp1 chromosome 18, ASM1883169v1, whole genome shotgun sequence, one genomic interval encodes:
- the nutf2 gene encoding nuclear transport factor 2 produces MGDKPIWEQIGSSFVQHYYQLFDTDRTQLGSIYIDASCLTWEGQQFQGKAAIVEKLSSLPFTKIAHSITAQDHQPTPDSCILSMVVGQLKADDDPIMGFHQSFILKNINEAWVCTNDMFRLALHNFG; encoded by the exons ATGGGAGACAAGCCGATTTGGGAACAAATAGGATCCAGCTTTGTGCAACATTACTATCAGCTGTTTGACACAGACAGGACTCAGCTTGGATCAATATAT ATTGATGCGTCATGCCTTACGTGGGAGGGTCAGCAATTCCAGGGAAAAGCGGCAATTGTCGAAAAGCTTTCC agCCTGCCCTTCACAAAAATAGCTCACAGCATCACAGCACAAGACCATCAGCCCACCCCTGATAGCTGCATATTGAGTATGGTAGTAGGCCAACTAAAA GCAGATGATGACCCCATCATGGGATTCCATCAGAGCTTCATCCTGAAGAACATTAACGAGGCGTGGGTTTGCACCAATGACATGTTCCGCCTGGCGCTGCACAATTTTGGTTAA
- the edc4 gene encoding enhancer of mRNA-decapping protein 4 isoform X2 has protein sequence MASGSNMDIEGATQHLRDILKLDRPGNSAEPLVESQRKPSFNGELNGVLGADLIGAGGLATMVEPAAHNSDKLNGQDTQTICLSGDDGSTCVPIRANNVEIVSSRDSSIDSKARGSNKVKIQPVAKYDWEHKYYYGNLIAVSNSYLAYAIRGANNHSMIRVLRLGSTERSLLKGFTGAVTDLAFAHLDSTLLGCVDEAGNMFIWQLTSHSSKIQDEVIVHIRRPEDTPLNSNRRLIWCPFIPEDNDESPEDACQTLALLHEDRAEVWDLDILRSNNSSWPVDATELKEGFITIRGHTARISEGALSPDGTVLATASHDGFVKFWQIYIEGQDQPRCLHEWQPHNGRPLSCLLFCDNHKKQDPEVPFWRFLITGADQNQELKMWCTVSWTCLQTIRFSPDPFNSSVLPSLKASLDLSAEFLILSDVQRKVLYVMELLQDQEKGRASFTAVSEFLLTHPVLSFGVQDVARARLRHTEVLPPDEESESMTTEGNQGPSESKSGIQIKLYCVHTKSLQDVQIWFQPNQGASSSLFMPQSGSPGSQDGFGFSDPLADLNVEAMSSDKESGDSGSQNDLSKILALPTPADFMSPAPSALPKLMTPDAFMTPSTSMPASPGSSASSLTIVTAMSSSDSGARGGDDLAQSPKMSVECGNSSLTLNASSSSPRSNSILISGLGENIQVSPPNPPLSLDLQAIDPMVVPQASPTRARSPDVISSASTAMSQDIPEIASETLQRGLASAAADSGPVLHSDSMASAASVLHLLSPRARSSAEHSLLPLELGAASVDGEQRLNTTPSLLETALSQENAAAAGGSCSDSSVNHTWPAAPDITRETRNSLRDNGLGDCSREEIKDRHISSPYHRRTYHLTQNDSQDASAEQSDHDDEVASLASSSGNCGPRSSHRLPVKDWKTSPRSSPKLKRKSKKDEGECSQSRQIENQMSTEVQDELLQMLRSQQREIAELRQNQLDLLQRVTSHMDAVQSSIMAHIEHAMLAQQEQEQRRMERILAEGQSRNQQLQDQLVQQLVQTLNNSLCNRLDKVLREEMKKTVPQAISKSLDPMTGQMSSTIAAKLTAVEGTLKENVTKVVKSKNTTDAIGRAAAEAMQGPIQAAYKETFQSIVLPVFERGCQSMFQQINDSFKQGTNEYIQQLETHIKNRKQRDQDARDPVIGQLQQMIDTLQNSQDQLATTVTASVCSDVQHQLHMIVGNLQDSILTQVQRIVKGEVSLAMKEQQAAVTSSIMQAMRSAAGTPVPSAHLDYQAQQASILQLLQQGQLNEAFQQALSAADLNLVLYVCETIDSQQVFGQQPCPLHQAVLLSLIQQLSTNLSTRTELKISYLEDAVMNLDHGDPVTRDHMSAVLSQVRQKLLHFLQQDAHSPLSKRARRLMMMLQGLVSH, from the exons ATGGCTTCTGGTTCCAACATGGACATAGAGGGCGCGACCCAGCACCTTCGGGACATCTTGAAACTGGATCGTCCCGGTAATTCGGCCG AGCCTTTGGTAGAGAGCCAGAGAAAACCTTCTTTTAATGGAGAGTTGAATGGCGTTCTTGGAGCGGATCTTATTGGAGCAGGAGGACTTGCAACAATGGTGGAGCCAGCTGCTCACAACTCAGACAAACTTAACGGACAGGACACACAGACTAT CTGCCTTTCAGGAGATGATGGGTCCACTTGTGTCCCCATCAGAGCAAACAATGTTGAAATCGTGTCCAGTCGTGACTCTAGTATTGACAGTAAGGCTCGTGGCAGCAACAag GTTAAAATTCAGCCCGTGGCCAAATATGACTGGGAGCACAAGTACTACTATGGCAATTTAATAGCTGTGTCCAACTCGTACTTGGCTTATGCCATCCGAG GTGCAAACAATCATTCTATGATCCGAGTGCTGCGGCTGGGATCAACTGAGCGTTCGCTGCTGAAGGGCTTCACCGGTGCCGTCACAGACCTTGCTTTCGCCCACTTGGACTCCACCCTTTTGGGTTGCGTGGATGAGGCTGGAAATATGTTCATTTGGCAACTCACTAGCCACAGCAGCAAAATACA AGATGAAGTGATCGTTCACATCCGAAGGCCAGAGGACACTCCACTAAATTCCAACCGCAGACTCATCTGGTGTCCCTTCATCCCGGAGGACAATGATGAGAGTCCAGAGGATGCGTGTCAGACACTGGCACTCCTTCATGAAGACAGA GCTGAGGTTTGGGACCTAGACATCCTCCGATCCAATAACAGCTCATGGCCTGTGGATGCCACAGAACTGAAAGAGGGCTTCATCACCATTAGAGGACACACAGCA CGCATTAGTGAGGGAGCTCTGTCCCCTGACGGCACGGTCTTGGCCACAGCCAGTCATGATGGATTTGTAAAGTTCTGGCAAATTTACATTGAAGGACAGGACCAACCCAG ATGCCTGCATGAATGGCAGCCACATAATGGTCGGCCTCTTTCCTGTCTGCTCTTTTGTGACAACCACAAGAAGCAAGACCCAGA AGTTCCTTTCTGGCGCTTCCTGATCACTGGAGCTGATCAGAACCAGGAACTTAAGATGTGGTGCACAGTGTCGTGGACATGCTTACAAACTATCAG gTTTTCCCCAGATCCATTTAACAGCAGTGTTCTACCCAGCCTGAAGGCTAGTTTGGACCTTTCTGCAGAATTTCTCATCCTCAGTGATGTTCAGAGGAAG GTGTTGTACGTCATGGAGCTGTTACAGGATCAGGAAAAAGGCCGCGCTAGCTTCACTGCAGTTTCAGAGTTTCTGCTTACGCACCCTGTGCTAAGCTTCGGCGTGCAGGATGTTGCTCGCGCCAGACTGCGCCACACAGAGGTCCTTCCCCCTGATGAAGAAAGTGAAAGCATGACGACAG AAGGAAACCAGGGACCCTCTGAGTCCAAATCAGGAATCCAGATTAAACTCTACTGTGTTCATACAAa ATCACTACAGGATGTGCAGATCTGGTTCCAGCCCAATCAGGGAGCCTCATCCTCCCTCTTTATGCCACAGTCTGGATCACCTGGATCACAGGATGGCTTtg GTTTTTCTGACCCACTTGCTGATCTGAATGTGGAGGCAATGAGCTCTGATAAAGAGTCTGGAGATAGTGGATCACAGAATGACCTGAGTAAGATTCTGGCTCTTCCAACTCCAGCTGACTTCATGAGTCCAGCCCCATCAGCCTTGCCCAAACTCATGACCCCAGATGCCTTCATGACGCCCAGCACCTCC atgcctGCTTCTCCTGGCAGCAGTGCCAGCAGCCTGACCATAGTCACTGCTATGAGCAGCTCAGACAGCGGTGCAAG aggTGGAGATGATCTGGCCCAGAGCCCTAAAATGTCTGTTGAATGTGGAAACAGCAGCTTGACTCTGAATGCCAGCTCAAGCAGTCCGAGATCCAACTCTATTCTCATCTCAGGCCTTGGGGAAAATATCCAG GTTTCCCCTCCAAACCCTCCTCTCTCCCTGGATCTCCAGGCCATAGACCCTATGGTTGTCCCCCAGGCCTCACCGACGAGAGCTCGCTCTCCAGATGTCATCTCCTCTGCTTCTACGGCAATGTCCCAGGACATCCCCGAGATCGCCTCTGAGACCCTGCAGAGGGGGCTGGCCAGCGCCGCTGCTGACTCAGGCCCTGTCCTACATTCTGACAGCATGGCATCAGCCGCATCAGTCCTCCACCTGTTGTCTCCGAGAGCCCGGAGCAGTGCTGAGCACAGTTTGCTGCCTCTGGAATTGGGTGCAGCATCTGTGGATGGAGAACAGAGACTTAATACCACACCCTCCTTGCTGGAGACGGCTCTGTCGCAGGAGAACGCAGCAGCAGCCGGAGGATCCTGTTCCGACAGCAGCGTGAACCACACCTGGCCCGCAGCGCCTGATATCACACGAGAAACTCGCAACAGCCTGAGAGACAATGGTTTGGGAGActg CTCTAGGGAGGAAATAAAGGACAGACACATTTCTTCTCCATACCACAGGCGCACATATCACCTGACTCAGAATGACAGTCAGGATGCAAGTGCAGAGCAGAG CGATCATGATGATGAGGTCGCTAGTCTGGCCTCCTCCTCAGGAAATTGTGGCCCTCGCTCTTCTCACAGACTTCCTGTGAAAGACTGGAAAACATCTCCCCGCAGCTCCCCTAAGCTCAAGAGGAAGAGCAAGAAGGATGAAGG AGAGTGCTCGCAGTCTAGACAGATTGAAAACCAG ATGAGCACAGAGGTGCAGGACGAGCTCCTACAGATGTTAAGGAGTCAGCAAAGGGAGATCGCTGAGCTGAGACAGAACCAGCTGGATCTTCTGCAGAGAGTCACCAGCCACATGGACGCTGTTCAGAGCTCCATCATGGCTCACATTGAGCACGCCATGTTGGCTCAGCAGGAGCAAGAAC AGAGAAGAATGGAGAGAATTTTGGCTGAAGGACAAAGCCGGAACCAACAGCTCCAGGACCAGCTGGTTCAACAGCTCGTCCAGACTCTGAACAACAGTCTCTGCAACAGGCTAGACAAAGTTTTACGTGAAGAAATGAAGAAGACCGTCCCACAGG CCATATCGAAGAGTCTAGACCCTATGACTGGCCAGATGAGCAGCACCATCGCTGCCAAATTAACCGCAGTGGAAGGAACACTGAAAGAGAATGTCACCAAAGTTGTTAAATCCAAG AACACTACAGATGCTATCGGTCGCGCTGCTGCAGAGGCCATGCAGGGCCCCATCCAGGCGGCCTACAAAGAGACCTTCCAGAGCATTGTGCTGCCCGTGTTTGAGAGAGGCTGCCAGTCCATGTTTCAGCAGATCAATGACAGCTTCAAACAGGGAACCAACGAGT ACATCCAGCAGCTGGAGACACACATCAAGAACAGGAAACAGCGGGACCAGGATGCACGGGATCCCGTCATTGGCCAGCTGCAACAGATGATTGACACTCTCCAGAATTCTCAAGACCAGCTGGCCACTACTGTGACGGCCAGCGTGTGCTCTGACGTTCAGCATCAGCTCCACATGATCGTGGGAAA TCTGCAGGACTCAATCCTGACACAGGTGCAGCGCATAGTGAAGGGAGAGGTGAGTCTGGCCATGAAGGAGCAGCAGGCAGCTGTCACCTCCAGCATCATGCAGGCCATGCGCTCAGCCGCAGGAACACCTGTACCCTCTGCACATCTGGACTACCAGGCCCAGCAGGCCAGCATACTGCAGTTACTGCAGCAGGGCCAACTTAATGAGGCCTTCCAACAG GCTTTATCTGCAGCAGACTTGAATCTGGTGCTCTACGTGTGTGAGACCATTGACTCCCAGCAAGTGTTCGGCCAGCAGCCCTGTCCACTCCATCAGGCCGTCCTTCTGTCTCTCATCCAGCAGCTCTCCACCAACCTGAGCACACGCACAGAACTCAAGATCAG CTATCTTGAAGATGCTGTAATGAACCTGGACCACGGAGATCCGGTCACCAGAGACCACATGTCTGCAGTGCTGTCCCAGGTACGACAGAAGCTCTTACACTTCCTGCAGCAGGATGCCCACAGCCCTCTGAGCAAGCGTGCTCGGCGCCTCATGATGATGCTGCAGGGCCTGGTCAGTCACTAG
- the edc4 gene encoding enhancer of mRNA-decapping protein 4 isoform X1 translates to MASGSNMDIEGATQHLRDILKLDRPGNSAEPLVESQRKPSFNGELNGVLGADLIGAGGLATMVEPAAHNSDKLNGQDTQTICLSGDDGSTCVPIRANNVEIVSSRDSSIDSKARGSNKVKIQPVAKYDWEHKYYYGNLIAVSNSYLAYAIRGANNHSMIRVLRLGSTERSLLKGFTGAVTDLAFAHLDSTLLGCVDEAGNMFIWQLTSHSSKIQDEVIVHIRRPEDTPLNSNRRLIWCPFIPEDNDESPEDACQTLALLHEDRAEVWDLDILRSNNSSWPVDATELKEGFITIRGHTARISEGALSPDGTVLATASHDGFVKFWQIYIEGQDQPSYDEHKRLLSKTQNLTDSKPTKRCLHEWQPHNGRPLSCLLFCDNHKKQDPEVPFWRFLITGADQNQELKMWCTVSWTCLQTIRFSPDPFNSSVLPSLKASLDLSAEFLILSDVQRKVLYVMELLQDQEKGRASFTAVSEFLLTHPVLSFGVQDVARARLRHTEVLPPDEESESMTTEGNQGPSESKSGIQIKLYCVHTKSLQDVQIWFQPNQGASSSLFMPQSGSPGSQDGFGFSDPLADLNVEAMSSDKESGDSGSQNDLSKILALPTPADFMSPAPSALPKLMTPDAFMTPSTSMPASPGSSASSLTIVTAMSSSDSGARGGDDLAQSPKMSVECGNSSLTLNASSSSPRSNSILISGLGENIQVSPPNPPLSLDLQAIDPMVVPQASPTRARSPDVISSASTAMSQDIPEIASETLQRGLASAAADSGPVLHSDSMASAASVLHLLSPRARSSAEHSLLPLELGAASVDGEQRLNTTPSLLETALSQENAAAAGGSCSDSSVNHTWPAAPDITRETRNSLRDNGLGDCSREEIKDRHISSPYHRRTYHLTQNDSQDASAEQSDHDDEVASLASSSGNCGPRSSHRLPVKDWKTSPRSSPKLKRKSKKDEGECSQSRQIENQMSTEVQDELLQMLRSQQREIAELRQNQLDLLQRVTSHMDAVQSSIMAHIEHAMLAQQEQEQRRMERILAEGQSRNQQLQDQLVQQLVQTLNNSLCNRLDKVLREEMKKTVPQAISKSLDPMTGQMSSTIAAKLTAVEGTLKENVTKVVKSKNTTDAIGRAAAEAMQGPIQAAYKETFQSIVLPVFERGCQSMFQQINDSFKQGTNEYIQQLETHIKNRKQRDQDARDPVIGQLQQMIDTLQNSQDQLATTVTASVCSDVQHQLHMIVGNLQDSILTQVQRIVKGEVSLAMKEQQAAVTSSIMQAMRSAAGTPVPSAHLDYQAQQASILQLLQQGQLNEAFQQALSAADLNLVLYVCETIDSQQVFGQQPCPLHQAVLLSLIQQLSTNLSTRTELKISYLEDAVMNLDHGDPVTRDHMSAVLSQVRQKLLHFLQQDAHSPLSKRARRLMMMLQGLVSH, encoded by the exons ATGGCTTCTGGTTCCAACATGGACATAGAGGGCGCGACCCAGCACCTTCGGGACATCTTGAAACTGGATCGTCCCGGTAATTCGGCCG AGCCTTTGGTAGAGAGCCAGAGAAAACCTTCTTTTAATGGAGAGTTGAATGGCGTTCTTGGAGCGGATCTTATTGGAGCAGGAGGACTTGCAACAATGGTGGAGCCAGCTGCTCACAACTCAGACAAACTTAACGGACAGGACACACAGACTAT CTGCCTTTCAGGAGATGATGGGTCCACTTGTGTCCCCATCAGAGCAAACAATGTTGAAATCGTGTCCAGTCGTGACTCTAGTATTGACAGTAAGGCTCGTGGCAGCAACAag GTTAAAATTCAGCCCGTGGCCAAATATGACTGGGAGCACAAGTACTACTATGGCAATTTAATAGCTGTGTCCAACTCGTACTTGGCTTATGCCATCCGAG GTGCAAACAATCATTCTATGATCCGAGTGCTGCGGCTGGGATCAACTGAGCGTTCGCTGCTGAAGGGCTTCACCGGTGCCGTCACAGACCTTGCTTTCGCCCACTTGGACTCCACCCTTTTGGGTTGCGTGGATGAGGCTGGAAATATGTTCATTTGGCAACTCACTAGCCACAGCAGCAAAATACA AGATGAAGTGATCGTTCACATCCGAAGGCCAGAGGACACTCCACTAAATTCCAACCGCAGACTCATCTGGTGTCCCTTCATCCCGGAGGACAATGATGAGAGTCCAGAGGATGCGTGTCAGACACTGGCACTCCTTCATGAAGACAGA GCTGAGGTTTGGGACCTAGACATCCTCCGATCCAATAACAGCTCATGGCCTGTGGATGCCACAGAACTGAAAGAGGGCTTCATCACCATTAGAGGACACACAGCA CGCATTAGTGAGGGAGCTCTGTCCCCTGACGGCACGGTCTTGGCCACAGCCAGTCATGATGGATTTGTAAAGTTCTGGCAAATTTACATTGAAGGACAGGACCAACCCAG CtatgatgagcataagagacttctttcaaaaacacaaaatcttaCCGACTCCAAACCAACCAAACG ATGCCTGCATGAATGGCAGCCACATAATGGTCGGCCTCTTTCCTGTCTGCTCTTTTGTGACAACCACAAGAAGCAAGACCCAGA AGTTCCTTTCTGGCGCTTCCTGATCACTGGAGCTGATCAGAACCAGGAACTTAAGATGTGGTGCACAGTGTCGTGGACATGCTTACAAACTATCAG gTTTTCCCCAGATCCATTTAACAGCAGTGTTCTACCCAGCCTGAAGGCTAGTTTGGACCTTTCTGCAGAATTTCTCATCCTCAGTGATGTTCAGAGGAAG GTGTTGTACGTCATGGAGCTGTTACAGGATCAGGAAAAAGGCCGCGCTAGCTTCACTGCAGTTTCAGAGTTTCTGCTTACGCACCCTGTGCTAAGCTTCGGCGTGCAGGATGTTGCTCGCGCCAGACTGCGCCACACAGAGGTCCTTCCCCCTGATGAAGAAAGTGAAAGCATGACGACAG AAGGAAACCAGGGACCCTCTGAGTCCAAATCAGGAATCCAGATTAAACTCTACTGTGTTCATACAAa ATCACTACAGGATGTGCAGATCTGGTTCCAGCCCAATCAGGGAGCCTCATCCTCCCTCTTTATGCCACAGTCTGGATCACCTGGATCACAGGATGGCTTtg GTTTTTCTGACCCACTTGCTGATCTGAATGTGGAGGCAATGAGCTCTGATAAAGAGTCTGGAGATAGTGGATCACAGAATGACCTGAGTAAGATTCTGGCTCTTCCAACTCCAGCTGACTTCATGAGTCCAGCCCCATCAGCCTTGCCCAAACTCATGACCCCAGATGCCTTCATGACGCCCAGCACCTCC atgcctGCTTCTCCTGGCAGCAGTGCCAGCAGCCTGACCATAGTCACTGCTATGAGCAGCTCAGACAGCGGTGCAAG aggTGGAGATGATCTGGCCCAGAGCCCTAAAATGTCTGTTGAATGTGGAAACAGCAGCTTGACTCTGAATGCCAGCTCAAGCAGTCCGAGATCCAACTCTATTCTCATCTCAGGCCTTGGGGAAAATATCCAG GTTTCCCCTCCAAACCCTCCTCTCTCCCTGGATCTCCAGGCCATAGACCCTATGGTTGTCCCCCAGGCCTCACCGACGAGAGCTCGCTCTCCAGATGTCATCTCCTCTGCTTCTACGGCAATGTCCCAGGACATCCCCGAGATCGCCTCTGAGACCCTGCAGAGGGGGCTGGCCAGCGCCGCTGCTGACTCAGGCCCTGTCCTACATTCTGACAGCATGGCATCAGCCGCATCAGTCCTCCACCTGTTGTCTCCGAGAGCCCGGAGCAGTGCTGAGCACAGTTTGCTGCCTCTGGAATTGGGTGCAGCATCTGTGGATGGAGAACAGAGACTTAATACCACACCCTCCTTGCTGGAGACGGCTCTGTCGCAGGAGAACGCAGCAGCAGCCGGAGGATCCTGTTCCGACAGCAGCGTGAACCACACCTGGCCCGCAGCGCCTGATATCACACGAGAAACTCGCAACAGCCTGAGAGACAATGGTTTGGGAGActg CTCTAGGGAGGAAATAAAGGACAGACACATTTCTTCTCCATACCACAGGCGCACATATCACCTGACTCAGAATGACAGTCAGGATGCAAGTGCAGAGCAGAG CGATCATGATGATGAGGTCGCTAGTCTGGCCTCCTCCTCAGGAAATTGTGGCCCTCGCTCTTCTCACAGACTTCCTGTGAAAGACTGGAAAACATCTCCCCGCAGCTCCCCTAAGCTCAAGAGGAAGAGCAAGAAGGATGAAGG AGAGTGCTCGCAGTCTAGACAGATTGAAAACCAG ATGAGCACAGAGGTGCAGGACGAGCTCCTACAGATGTTAAGGAGTCAGCAAAGGGAGATCGCTGAGCTGAGACAGAACCAGCTGGATCTTCTGCAGAGAGTCACCAGCCACATGGACGCTGTTCAGAGCTCCATCATGGCTCACATTGAGCACGCCATGTTGGCTCAGCAGGAGCAAGAAC AGAGAAGAATGGAGAGAATTTTGGCTGAAGGACAAAGCCGGAACCAACAGCTCCAGGACCAGCTGGTTCAACAGCTCGTCCAGACTCTGAACAACAGTCTCTGCAACAGGCTAGACAAAGTTTTACGTGAAGAAATGAAGAAGACCGTCCCACAGG CCATATCGAAGAGTCTAGACCCTATGACTGGCCAGATGAGCAGCACCATCGCTGCCAAATTAACCGCAGTGGAAGGAACACTGAAAGAGAATGTCACCAAAGTTGTTAAATCCAAG AACACTACAGATGCTATCGGTCGCGCTGCTGCAGAGGCCATGCAGGGCCCCATCCAGGCGGCCTACAAAGAGACCTTCCAGAGCATTGTGCTGCCCGTGTTTGAGAGAGGCTGCCAGTCCATGTTTCAGCAGATCAATGACAGCTTCAAACAGGGAACCAACGAGT ACATCCAGCAGCTGGAGACACACATCAAGAACAGGAAACAGCGGGACCAGGATGCACGGGATCCCGTCATTGGCCAGCTGCAACAGATGATTGACACTCTCCAGAATTCTCAAGACCAGCTGGCCACTACTGTGACGGCCAGCGTGTGCTCTGACGTTCAGCATCAGCTCCACATGATCGTGGGAAA TCTGCAGGACTCAATCCTGACACAGGTGCAGCGCATAGTGAAGGGAGAGGTGAGTCTGGCCATGAAGGAGCAGCAGGCAGCTGTCACCTCCAGCATCATGCAGGCCATGCGCTCAGCCGCAGGAACACCTGTACCCTCTGCACATCTGGACTACCAGGCCCAGCAGGCCAGCATACTGCAGTTACTGCAGCAGGGCCAACTTAATGAGGCCTTCCAACAG GCTTTATCTGCAGCAGACTTGAATCTGGTGCTCTACGTGTGTGAGACCATTGACTCCCAGCAAGTGTTCGGCCAGCAGCCCTGTCCACTCCATCAGGCCGTCCTTCTGTCTCTCATCCAGCAGCTCTCCACCAACCTGAGCACACGCACAGAACTCAAGATCAG CTATCTTGAAGATGCTGTAATGAACCTGGACCACGGAGATCCGGTCACCAGAGACCACATGTCTGCAGTGCTGTCCCAGGTACGACAGAAGCTCTTACACTTCCTGCAGCAGGATGCCCACAGCCCTCTGAGCAAGCGTGCTCGGCGCCTCATGATGATGCTGCAGGGCCTGGTCAGTCACTAG